The genomic DNA CAGGTGATGACGCGAGCCCGTCACGGTTCGAGCGGCGCCTTCGAATCGGATGCGTAGCGACGTGGCCATCAGTACCCCGCGTAGAAGATCAGCCCGAGGGCGACCTGCACGTTGTGTGCGGCCTTCCCGTCTTTGAACATCGCGTAGTAGCGCGTCGACAAGTCGATCGCGATCGAGCCGTAGCTGAAGCGTTCGATGCCGGCCCCGGCCGACAGGTACAGCGCGTCGCCCGAGAAGTCGCCCGACAGCTCGGTCTCACCGTCGTTCAGATGCACGCGCTGAGAGGCGAGTCCCGCCCCCAGCGACAGCATCGACACGTTGCGCGAGCGGGTGTTGAACATCTGATAGAAGTCGAAGCCGGTCAGGAACACGTCGAGCCGCTCGGGTGCGATCGAGTCGAAGGCGCC from Candidatus Eisenbacteria bacterium includes the following:
- a CDS encoding outer membrane beta-barrel protein — translated: MRKSLGTVFAVLLLSGAVPAMAATRIVLPRAGQVGIGVQGGYGTLLKAGDAGEEFGSGAAYSVRLRYRMRYERGIGLSFENNRFAVLEEKPFTGAFDSIAPERLDVFLTGFDFYQMFNTRSRNVSMLSLGAGLASQRVHLNDGETELSGDFSGDALYLSAGAGIERFSYGSIAIDLSTRYYAMFKDGKAAHNVQVALGLIFYAGY